Proteins encoded within one genomic window of Saccharopolyspora pogona:
- a CDS encoding polyprenyl synthetase family protein has product MMTFPATASRDHELGLNAIRRARALTEPVLRDLIDRLGPSLASIGRYHFGWRAGGSFTGGKAIRPTLALLAAEAVGAAATDALPAAAAAELVHNFSLIHDDIIDNDELRRGQPAVWKEYGVPAAILIGDALHSEAFGILLSEGGPNAAAAAARLATAMREVVVGQVEDIRFTERPWTGEQAVSIAEYQAMAEAKTGALLAFSASAGVLLGGADAAAADCFDRLGRHLGLAFQCTDDVLGIWGDPANTGKPVFGDLREAKRTLPVIAALTAEVPASSRLGALLGRGVRTDFDLRLAAELIEQAGGREFAEREAARQLAGVDDCLAALSMPVEIRASFDALAHSLIGRIR; this is encoded by the coding sequence ATGATGACGTTTCCGGCCACCGCGAGCCGTGATCACGAGCTGGGGCTCAACGCGATTCGACGTGCTCGCGCGCTTACCGAACCGGTGTTGCGGGATCTCATCGACCGGCTCGGTCCATCGCTGGCGAGTATCGGCAGATACCACTTCGGTTGGCGCGCAGGGGGTTCCTTTACCGGGGGCAAGGCCATCCGGCCCACCTTGGCCCTGCTCGCGGCGGAGGCGGTCGGCGCCGCGGCAACGGATGCGTTGCCCGCGGCTGCCGCCGCTGAACTCGTGCACAACTTCAGCCTGATCCACGACGACATCATCGACAACGATGAACTGCGACGCGGTCAGCCGGCCGTGTGGAAGGAGTACGGGGTTCCGGCGGCGATCCTGATCGGTGACGCGCTGCACTCCGAGGCGTTCGGGATCCTGCTCAGCGAAGGCGGCCCCAACGCCGCTGCGGCAGCTGCGCGCCTTGCCACCGCCATGCGGGAGGTCGTCGTGGGGCAGGTCGAGGACATTCGGTTCACCGAGCGGCCGTGGACGGGCGAGCAGGCGGTGAGCATCGCCGAGTACCAGGCGATGGCCGAAGCCAAAACCGGTGCGCTGCTGGCCTTCTCCGCCTCGGCCGGCGTCTTGCTGGGCGGTGCCGACGCTGCGGCTGCGGACTGCTTCGACCGGCTCGGGCGCCATCTGGGCCTCGCCTTCCAGTGCACCGATGACGTGCTTGGCATCTGGGGCGATCCAGCGAACACCGGCAAGCCGGTGTTCGGGGACCTGCGCGAGGCCAAGCGGACGCTGCCGGTGATCGCTGCGCTGACCGCCGAGGTGCCCGCGAGCTCGCGGCTGGGGGCTTTGCTCGGGCGCGGCGTGCGCACCGACTTCGACCTGCGACTAGCGGCGGAGCTCATCGAGCAGGCTGGTGGGCGTGAGTTCGCCGAACGGGAAGCTGCCAGGCAGCTTGCCGGGGTCGACGACTGCCTCGCCGCGCTGTCGATGCCCGTTGAGATCCGCGCTTCCTTCGACGCCCTGGCCCATTCGCTGATCGGGAGGATCAGGTGA
- a CDS encoding ABC transporter ATP-binding protein gives MSRIELQGLSRRFGSVTAVNDVWLDVADGEFVVLLGPSGCGKSTLLRMIAGLLPPTGGRLRLAGADITDVPPQQRDLAMVFQSYALYPHLSVARNIGFPLRTRRWSRADIRAKVAEVAATLDLVELLDRKPRELSGGQRQRVALGRALVRDPGAFLMDEPLSNLDAKLRASTRAEISALHRRLGATMVYVTHDQVEAMTMATRIALLDRGKLEQVGTPEEVYDEPASVFVARFLGSPAMNLLDVTVRAEGGALTARANGVELGLGIEGEMPEREVVLGVRPEHLRPAGLEEAGIRAAVTAVENLGSEEVALCEAGASPICVRGPRPLGLRPGDRVNLATRPQHLHLFDPGSGRRLAWRPAPVAAGV, from the coding sequence GTGAGCCGTATTGAACTGCAGGGTCTGAGCCGCCGATTCGGTTCGGTCACCGCCGTGAACGACGTCTGGCTGGATGTTGCCGACGGGGAGTTCGTGGTGCTGCTGGGTCCGAGCGGCTGCGGCAAGTCCACGCTGTTGCGGATGATCGCCGGGCTGCTGCCGCCGACTGGGGGACGGCTGCGGCTCGCGGGCGCCGACATCACCGACGTCCCACCGCAGCAGCGCGACCTCGCCATGGTCTTCCAGAGCTACGCGCTCTACCCGCACCTGTCCGTGGCCCGCAACATCGGCTTCCCGCTGCGGACCCGGCGCTGGTCCCGGGCCGACATCCGCGCGAAGGTCGCCGAGGTGGCCGCCACCCTCGACCTAGTGGAGCTGCTCGACCGCAAGCCGCGCGAACTCTCCGGTGGCCAGCGGCAACGGGTGGCGTTGGGCCGGGCGTTGGTCCGCGACCCAGGCGCGTTCCTGATGGACGAGCCGCTGTCCAATTTGGATGCCAAGCTGCGGGCGAGCACCCGTGCGGAGATCTCCGCACTGCACAGGCGGTTGGGCGCGACGATGGTCTACGTCACCCATGACCAGGTCGAGGCGATGACCATGGCAACCCGGATCGCCTTGCTCGACCGGGGAAAGCTGGAACAGGTCGGCACCCCTGAGGAGGTCTACGACGAACCGGCCTCGGTGTTCGTCGCCCGGTTCCTGGGCTCGCCTGCCATGAACCTGCTGGACGTCACCGTGCGTGCCGAAGGCGGCGCTCTCACGGCTCGGGCAAACGGCGTCGAGCTCGGGTTGGGCATCGAGGGCGAAATGCCCGAGCGCGAGGTGGTACTCGGTGTGCGGCCCGAGCACCTCCGCCCGGCCGGGTTGGAGGAAGCCGGCATCCGCGCAGCGGTCACCGCGGTGGAGAACCTCGGCAGCGAGGAAGTCGCCCTCTGTGAGGCCGGCGCCAGCCCGATCTGCGTGCGCGGACCCCGTCCGCTCGGCCTGCGGCCTGGCGACCGGGTGAACCTGGCCACCCGCCCCCAACACCTGCACCTCTTCGACCCCGGCAGCGGCCGCAGGCTGGCCTGGCGGCCTGCTCCGGTCGCCGCAGGCGTTTGA
- a CDS encoding ABC transporter substrate-binding protein, with product MKKSLVAACAATALTLVAAGCGLGTTDTPAAVGRVPELAPDQKVSIVFESYNFGQAGAWTDTFNELIDEFEKTHPNITVTAQKPQGNSSNPATDTIPSLQSQLTAGNPPDVAQLGFSDLDFAVNQLGAAPLDDLVGKDEVQRNFDGSRHPYAPTARTLGDWNGKTYGVPFVFSTPTLYINQDLFAAAGLDPARPPATWDEVQRAALAVKERTGKDGAYVDCMTKASKDWCFQALVRSNGGRVIAQDRGSLSFAEAPAVEAVQSMQNMVRSGAMPNRTQTQAVDAFARGELGMILESSATQGNFLKGAAGKWRLAAAPMPGFQGKPTVPTNSGAALFVFSHSPEKQRASWELMKFLTSEQAYTKIASKIGYLPLRTGLVDDPNGLKSWADKNPYLKPNLTQLAHMEPWVSMPGPNYLQIRDGMMEAVESSVFQGADAATTLQAKQAEVSKLLPGGGR from the coding sequence ATGAAGAAGTCCCTCGTCGCGGCGTGCGCGGCGACGGCTCTCACGCTGGTCGCCGCTGGCTGCGGGCTCGGCACCACCGACACCCCGGCGGCGGTGGGCCGGGTTCCGGAGCTGGCCCCCGACCAGAAGGTCTCGATCGTCTTCGAGAGCTACAACTTCGGCCAGGCCGGCGCCTGGACCGACACCTTCAACGAGCTGATCGACGAGTTCGAGAAGACCCATCCGAACATCACGGTGACCGCGCAGAAACCGCAGGGCAACAGCTCGAACCCGGCCACGGACACGATTCCCAGCCTGCAGAGCCAGCTGACCGCGGGCAATCCGCCGGACGTGGCGCAGCTCGGCTTCAGCGACCTGGACTTCGCCGTCAACCAGCTCGGTGCCGCGCCGCTGGACGACCTGGTCGGAAAGGACGAGGTGCAGCGGAACTTCGACGGATCGCGACACCCGTACGCCCCGACCGCGCGGACACTCGGCGACTGGAACGGCAAGACCTACGGCGTTCCGTTCGTCTTCTCCACCCCGACGCTCTACATCAACCAGGACCTCTTCGCCGCCGCCGGGCTGGACCCGGCAAGACCGCCGGCGACCTGGGACGAGGTGCAGCGGGCGGCACTGGCGGTCAAGGAGCGCACCGGCAAGGACGGTGCCTACGTCGACTGCATGACCAAGGCGTCCAAGGACTGGTGCTTCCAGGCGCTCGTGCGTTCCAACGGTGGCCGGGTGATCGCCCAGGACCGGGGTTCCCTCTCCTTCGCCGAGGCGCCCGCGGTCGAGGCCGTGCAGAGCATGCAGAACATGGTGCGCTCCGGCGCGATGCCCAACCGCACCCAGACGCAGGCGGTGGACGCCTTCGCCCGCGGAGAGTTGGGCATGATCCTCGAATCCAGCGCCACGCAGGGCAACTTCCTCAAGGGCGCCGCTGGGAAATGGCGGTTGGCAGCGGCCCCGATGCCGGGGTTCCAGGGCAAGCCGACGGTACCGACCAACTCGGGCGCGGCGCTGTTCGTGTTCTCGCACTCGCCCGAGAAGCAGCGGGCCAGCTGGGAGCTGATGAAGTTCCTGACCAGCGAGCAGGCCTACACCAAGATCGCGAGCAAGATCGGTTACCTGCCGCTGCGCACCGGACTGGTCGACGATCCGAACGGGCTCAAGTCGTGGGCCGACAAGAACCCCTACCTGAAGCCGAACCTGACGCAACTGGCCCACATGGAGCCGTGGGTGTCCATGCCCGGGCCCAATTACCTGCAGATCCGCGACGGCATGATGGAGGCAGTCGAGAGCTCGGTGTTCCAAGGCGCGGACGCCGCGACAACGCTGCAAGCCAAGCAGGCCGAGGTGTCCAAGCTGCTGCCGGGTGGTGGCAGGTGA
- a CDS encoding metallophosphoesterase, with the protein MTRPDLTLVQLSDTHLRPADGLMHGVVDTTANLTTAVEMVENSEADVAALLLTGDLADDGDPAAYRRLRSIVAPAARRIGAEIVYAMGNHDERAAFRAELLDEQPATGDCDSVSTVDGLRVVTMDSTEPGHHDGHLSDAQLDWLARVLATSAPGAPS; encoded by the coding sequence GTGACCCGACCAGACCTCACGCTCGTGCAGCTCAGCGACACCCACCTGCGGCCGGCGGACGGCTTGATGCACGGTGTCGTCGACACGACGGCGAACCTGACCACGGCCGTCGAGATGGTCGAGAACTCCGAGGCCGACGTGGCGGCGCTGCTGCTCACGGGTGACCTCGCCGACGACGGAGACCCGGCGGCCTACCGCAGGCTGCGCAGCATCGTCGCACCTGCCGCACGCCGGATCGGCGCCGAAATCGTCTATGCGATGGGAAACCACGACGAGCGCGCGGCATTCCGCGCCGAGCTGCTCGACGAGCAACCCGCGACGGGCGATTGCGACTCGGTGTCCACGGTGGACGGCCTTCGGGTGGTGACGATGGACAGCACTGAGCCCGGCCACCACGACGGTCACCTGTCGGACGCGCAACTGGACTGGCTGGCCCGCGTGCTGGCCACCTCGGCCCCCGGGGCACCGTCCTGA
- a CDS encoding metallophosphoesterase family protein gives MHLLRLRGADRLAEVLRGTDVRLIVSGHAHHTGCGALAGIPVWVGPALAYGVAAVPPKGRLRAGADAGFSRIDVFGDQIVATAVPLSTADQVYDVDAAERLRMVHEVVGAW, from the coding sequence GTGCACCTGCTCCGGTTACGCGGCGCGGACCGGCTGGCAGAGGTGCTCAGGGGCACCGACGTGAGGCTGATCGTGAGCGGGCACGCGCACCACACCGGGTGCGGTGCGCTGGCCGGAATCCCGGTTTGGGTGGGCCCAGCACTCGCCTACGGCGTGGCCGCGGTCCCGCCAAAGGGCCGGCTGCGCGCCGGAGCGGACGCGGGGTTCAGCCGCATCGACGTGTTCGGCGACCAGATCGTGGCCACCGCGGTCCCGCTGTCCACGGCCGACCAGGTCTACGACGTGGACGCGGCCGAGCGCCTGCGGATGGTCCACGAAGTGGTGGGGGCCTGGTGA
- a CDS encoding carbohydrate ABC transporter permease has protein sequence MTGTFVEVPSPSAAGTEAAPAARRSAWSRVRRIAPPYLYLAPAVALLVLWTYQPLAQTAYLSVHSWNLVPTSPMREVGFANYVRLLTTPELGESVLRTFVVIAGMLPFTVLIPTVVGLLTRHVRGRAAAVYRGLVFAPMLVAPVAGAAVWQWLLDPTAGVVNRLLGTELNWINTTGTAQLVIIVITGWHLVGFAALVVSAGLTGINPDYAAAAQVDGASRGQITRWVTLPLLSPTLAFLVLMTVLLSAQWTFPLIDTLTQGGPVGSTTNVYYLLWEYGFRSHDAGLAAAAGIVFFLGFIVLAALLASLADRLSHHDD, from the coding sequence GTGACCGGCACTTTCGTGGAGGTCCCCTCCCCGAGTGCGGCGGGCACGGAGGCTGCGCCCGCCGCACGCCGGTCGGCGTGGAGCCGGGTGCGGCGGATCGCACCGCCGTACCTCTACTTGGCGCCTGCCGTCGCGCTGCTCGTCTTGTGGACCTACCAGCCGCTCGCGCAGACGGCGTACCTGTCGGTTCACTCCTGGAACCTCGTGCCGACCTCACCCATGCGGGAAGTCGGGTTCGCGAACTACGTTCGCCTGCTGACCACGCCGGAGCTGGGCGAGTCGGTGCTGCGCACTTTCGTGGTGATCGCCGGGATGCTGCCGTTCACCGTGCTGATCCCGACCGTCGTGGGGCTGCTGACCCGCCATGTGCGCGGCCGCGCCGCGGCTGTCTACCGCGGCCTGGTGTTCGCGCCGATGCTCGTCGCGCCGGTCGCGGGGGCCGCGGTCTGGCAGTGGTTGCTCGATCCGACCGCCGGTGTTGTCAACCGGCTGCTCGGAACCGAGCTGAACTGGATCAACACCACCGGGACCGCGCAGTTGGTCATCATCGTGATCACCGGGTGGCACTTGGTCGGGTTCGCCGCGCTCGTCGTCTCCGCCGGGCTGACCGGGATCAACCCGGACTACGCGGCGGCCGCGCAGGTCGACGGAGCCTCGCGCGGCCAGATCACGCGGTGGGTCACACTGCCGCTGCTCTCGCCGACGCTGGCCTTCCTGGTGCTGATGACGGTGTTGCTGTCCGCGCAGTGGACCTTCCCGCTGATCGACACCCTCACCCAAGGAGGCCCGGTCGGCTCCACCACCAACGTCTACTACCTGTTGTGGGAATACGGGTTCCGCAGCCACGACGCGGGGTTGGCCGCAGCGGCCGGGATCGTCTTCTTCCTGGGATTCATCGTGCTCGCCGCATTGCTGGCGAGCCTGGCGGATCGGTTGAGCCATCATGACGACTGA
- a CDS encoding carbohydrate ABC transporter permease: MTTERSANDEPVGARSPAQRALGHSALGLLGLFCVFPIYWLYATSLRAPGDVYQLSVLPWPLSTGNYADALGKIDLAGMLLNTAIVAVLSALGQLLIALLAAYAFAAWSFPFQRLLHLMFVGTWLVPFQATMLPNYVLLARLGLLETLAGVIIPTLCSALGVLLLREHLKNFPKELLDAARMDGRSSWSSLWTVVVPSLRPVLAALGILLVITAWNEYFWPAMVLQRSNAVVQLGLRSFLGTEGNEWGPLMATAGLTCLPVFALYLVLQRHIVNAFVRSGLK; this comes from the coding sequence ATGACGACTGAACGCAGCGCGAACGACGAGCCGGTCGGCGCGCGCAGCCCGGCGCAGCGGGCCCTGGGCCACTCCGCCCTCGGGTTGCTCGGCCTGTTCTGCGTGTTCCCGATCTACTGGCTCTACGCCACGTCGTTGCGCGCTCCCGGTGATGTCTACCAGCTGTCGGTGTTGCCGTGGCCGCTGTCCACCGGCAATTACGCCGACGCGCTCGGCAAGATCGACCTCGCCGGGATGCTGCTGAACACCGCGATCGTGGCCGTGCTCAGCGCGCTGGGGCAGCTGCTGATCGCGCTGCTCGCCGCTTATGCCTTCGCGGCCTGGTCGTTCCCGTTCCAGCGGTTGCTGCATCTGATGTTCGTGGGCACCTGGCTGGTGCCGTTCCAAGCGACGATGCTGCCCAACTACGTGCTGCTGGCCCGGTTGGGCCTGTTGGAGACGCTGGCCGGGGTGATCATCCCGACGCTGTGCTCGGCATTGGGCGTGCTGCTGCTGCGGGAGCACCTCAAGAACTTCCCGAAGGAGCTGCTCGACGCGGCCCGGATGGACGGCCGGTCATCTTGGAGTTCATTGTGGACGGTTGTGGTGCCCTCGCTGCGCCCGGTGCTTGCGGCGTTGGGCATCCTGCTGGTCATCACGGCGTGGAACGAGTACTTCTGGCCGGCCATGGTGCTGCAGCGCAGCAACGCGGTGGTGCAGCTCGGCCTGCGCAGCTTCCTCGGCACCGAGGGCAACGAGTGGGGGCCGCTGATGGCCACCGCGGGACTGACCTGCCTTCCGGTGTTCGCGCTCTACCTGGTGCTGCAACGGCACATCGTGAACGCGTTCGTGAGATCCGGCCTGAAATGA
- a CDS encoding LysR family transcriptional regulator yields the protein MELRHLVSFLAIAEELHFGRAAARLHLAQPSLSQHLQRLERSVGVALVARNSHEVRLTPAGVTFRELAQDIVARAERAGQAARAAAAGRAGTVRVGYNFPAGQRILPATLSALHSRHPAIDVTMFEMRTGPQLAALADGRLDVAMVYGKPTATSLTSRLLLRVPLVAVVGREHRWAGLDRVPFGELAGEPCVLFNRAQSSAMYDTIFSAARTSGIQLTVAEEVDDPGATAILAAVKPVVGFASALRGGLADVRSPGARTTTVPLVDPVPILELHAVWPTEHGPLVNAFLECLPPGALE from the coding sequence GTGGAACTGCGGCATCTCGTCTCATTTCTAGCTATTGCCGAAGAACTGCACTTCGGCCGGGCCGCGGCGCGGCTGCACCTGGCTCAGCCTTCGCTGAGCCAGCACCTGCAGCGGCTCGAACGCTCGGTCGGGGTGGCGCTGGTAGCCCGGAACTCGCACGAGGTCCGGCTCACCCCCGCCGGGGTAACCTTCCGCGAGCTCGCACAGGACATTGTTGCCAGGGCGGAGCGGGCGGGGCAGGCCGCGCGTGCGGCCGCTGCCGGGCGGGCCGGCACAGTCCGGGTCGGGTACAACTTCCCCGCCGGGCAACGGATCCTGCCCGCCACGCTGAGCGCGTTGCACAGCCGCCACCCGGCGATCGACGTGACCATGTTCGAGATGCGGACCGGCCCGCAGCTGGCGGCTCTCGCCGACGGGCGGCTGGACGTCGCGATGGTGTACGGCAAGCCGACGGCGACCAGCCTCACCAGCCGCCTGCTGCTGCGCGTACCGCTGGTCGCCGTGGTCGGCCGGGAACACCGCTGGGCCGGTCTCGACCGGGTGCCTTTCGGCGAGCTCGCCGGGGAACCCTGCGTGCTGTTCAACCGGGCACAGTCGTCGGCCATGTACGACACGATCTTCTCCGCCGCCCGGACCAGCGGAATCCAGCTCACCGTCGCCGAAGAGGTCGACGACCCGGGTGCGACGGCCATCCTCGCCGCGGTCAAGCCGGTTGTCGGCTTCGCCTCGGCGCTGCGGGGCGGGCTCGCCGACGTCCGCTCTCCCGGCGCGCGCACCACCACCGTCCCGCTGGTCGACCCCGTACCCATCCTCGAGCTCCACGCCGTCTGGCCCACCGAGCACGGCCCGCTCGTGAACGCGTTCCTGGAATGCCTTCCCCCCGGTGCGCTGGAGTGA
- a CDS encoding Fur family transcriptional regulator, translating to MLRGVALRVTRPRVAVLSAVHDRPHADTESIIGAVRKDLPKVSHQAVYDVLRALTAAGLLRRIQPMGSLARYEARIGDNHHHLACRSCGVIVDVDCAVGAAPCLAASDAHGFTIDEAEVIYWGLCPACSAEPVPEKTS from the coding sequence ATGCTGCGCGGGGTTGCACTGCGCGTGACCCGTCCTCGGGTGGCAGTGCTGTCTGCGGTGCATGATCGCCCGCACGCTGACACGGAATCGATCATCGGTGCCGTGCGCAAAGATCTTCCCAAGGTGTCCCACCAGGCCGTCTACGACGTGCTGCGCGCGCTGACCGCCGCGGGTTTGCTGCGTCGCATCCAGCCGATGGGGTCCTTGGCCCGCTATGAGGCGCGGATCGGGGACAACCACCACCACCTCGCATGCCGGTCGTGCGGCGTCATCGTCGACGTCGATTGCGCTGTGGGCGCCGCACCTTGCTTGGCTGCCTCCGACGCCCACGGCTTCACGATCGACGAGGCCGAGGTCATCTACTGGGGACTGTGCCCGGCCTGTTCCGCCGAGCCAGTTCCGGAAAAAACCAGCTGA
- the katG gene encoding catalase/peroxidase HPI, with amino-acid sequence MTDSTDAVVDEAQEESAGQCPVAHGRAPHPTEGGGNRQWWPNRLNVKILAKNPPVANPLGEEFDYAEAFKALDLPAVKRDIEEVLTTSQDWWPADFGHYGPLIIRMAWHSAGTYRTSDGRGGAGAGQQRFAPLNSWPDNVNLDKARRLLWPVKKKYGQNISWADLLILAGNVALESMGFKTFGFAGGREDVWEPDEDVYWGPETTWLGDERYTGDRDLEKPLAAVQMGLIYVNPEGPNGNPDPIAAARDIRETFGRMAMNDEETVALIAGGHTFGKTHGAAPDSNLAADPEAAPLEEQGLGWKNAFGAGSGADTITSGLEVTWTSTPTRWSTNFLWNLFSFEWELTESPAGAKQWKPKGGAGEGTVPHAHDSSKRIAPNMLTTDLALRYDPIYEPIARRFMENPDEFADAFARAWFKLTHRDLGPKSLYLGPEVPEETLLWQDPLPAVVDEPVGAEDIADLKAKILDSGLDVSQLVSAAWASASTFRGSDKRGGANGARIRLEPQKGWEVNNPDQLTRVLSTLEGIQESFNAAQAGGKKVSLADLIVLGGCAAVEQAAKAAGHEVEVPFTPGRVDASSEQTDTDSFAALEPAADGFRNYLGKGSRLPAEYLLLDKANLLTLSAPETTVLVGGLRVLGANYDSSELGVLTDTPGKLTNDFFVNLLDLGTKWKSTSEDAQTFEAREASGEVKWTGSRADLVFGSNSELRALAEVYASDDAKEKFVRDFVAAWDKVMNLDRFDLV; translated from the coding sequence GTGACTGACAGCACTGACGCCGTTGTTGACGAGGCGCAGGAGGAGAGCGCAGGCCAGTGCCCGGTCGCGCACGGACGCGCCCCGCACCCGACCGAGGGCGGGGGAAACCGCCAGTGGTGGCCGAACCGGCTCAACGTGAAGATCCTCGCGAAAAACCCGCCGGTGGCCAACCCGCTGGGCGAGGAGTTCGACTACGCCGAGGCGTTCAAGGCCCTCGACCTGCCCGCCGTCAAGCGGGACATCGAAGAGGTGCTGACGACCTCGCAGGACTGGTGGCCGGCCGACTTCGGGCACTACGGTCCGCTGATCATCCGGATGGCGTGGCACAGCGCGGGCACGTACCGCACCAGCGACGGCCGCGGTGGCGCCGGCGCCGGTCAGCAGCGCTTCGCGCCCCTGAACAGCTGGCCGGACAACGTCAACCTCGACAAGGCCCGCCGCCTGCTATGGCCGGTCAAGAAGAAGTACGGCCAGAACATCTCGTGGGCCGACTTGCTGATCCTGGCCGGCAACGTCGCCCTGGAGTCGATGGGCTTCAAGACCTTCGGCTTCGCCGGTGGTCGCGAGGACGTCTGGGAGCCCGACGAGGACGTGTACTGGGGCCCCGAGACCACGTGGCTCGGCGACGAGCGCTACACCGGTGACCGGGACCTCGAAAAGCCGCTGGCGGCGGTCCAGATGGGCCTCATCTACGTCAACCCGGAGGGCCCGAACGGCAACCCGGACCCGATCGCCGCGGCCCGCGACATTCGCGAGACGTTCGGCCGCATGGCGATGAACGACGAGGAGACGGTCGCGCTGATCGCCGGTGGTCACACCTTCGGTAAGACCCACGGCGCGGCGCCCGACAGCAACCTCGCGGCCGACCCCGAGGCCGCCCCGCTGGAGGAGCAGGGCCTGGGCTGGAAGAACGCCTTCGGCGCCGGCAGCGGAGCGGACACCATCACCAGCGGTCTCGAGGTCACCTGGACCTCGACGCCGACGAGGTGGAGCACCAACTTCCTCTGGAACCTCTTCAGCTTCGAGTGGGAGCTGACCGAAAGCCCGGCCGGCGCGAAGCAGTGGAAGCCGAAGGGCGGTGCGGGTGAAGGCACGGTGCCGCACGCCCACGACTCGTCGAAGCGGATCGCGCCGAACATGCTGACGACCGACCTCGCGCTCCGGTACGACCCGATCTATGAGCCGATCGCGCGGCGGTTCATGGAGAACCCCGACGAGTTCGCGGACGCCTTCGCCCGGGCGTGGTTCAAGCTGACTCACCGCGACCTGGGGCCGAAGTCGCTCTACCTCGGCCCGGAGGTGCCGGAGGAGACCCTGCTGTGGCAGGACCCGCTCCCGGCGGTCGTCGACGAGCCCGTCGGTGCCGAGGACATCGCCGACCTGAAGGCCAAGATTCTCGACTCGGGTCTGGACGTCTCGCAGCTGGTCTCCGCGGCGTGGGCGTCGGCCTCGACGTTCCGCGGCAGCGACAAGCGCGGTGGCGCCAACGGCGCGCGGATCCGCCTGGAGCCTCAGAAGGGTTGGGAAGTCAACAACCCTGACCAGCTGACCAGGGTGCTGAGCACCCTGGAGGGCATCCAGGAGTCGTTCAACGCCGCCCAGGCCGGGGGCAAGAAGGTCTCGCTGGCCGACCTGATCGTGCTCGGTGGGTGCGCGGCCGTCGAGCAGGCCGCCAAGGCCGCCGGCCACGAGGTCGAGGTGCCGTTCACGCCGGGCCGAGTCGACGCCTCGTCGGAGCAGACCGACACGGACTCCTTCGCCGCGCTGGAGCCCGCCGCGGACGGGTTCCGCAACTACCTGGGCAAGGGCAGCCGGCTCCCGGCCGAGTACCTGCTGCTGGACAAGGCGAACCTGCTCACGTTGAGCGCGCCGGAGACGACCGTCCTCGTCGGTGGTCTGCGGGTCCTCGGCGCGAACTACGATTCCTCGGAGCTCGGTGTCCTCACCGACACCCCGGGGAAGCTGACCAACGACTTCTTCGTGAACCTGCTCGACCTGGGCACCAAGTGGAAGTCGACGTCGGAGGACGCGCAGACCTTCGAGGCTCGCGAAGCCTCGGGCGAGGTCAAGTGGACCGGCAGCCGCGCCGACCTCGTCTTCGGCTCGAACTCGGAGCTGCGGGCGCTCGCCGAGGTTTATGCGAGCGACGACGCGAAGGAGAAGTTCGTGCGCGACTTCGTCGCGGCGTGGGACAAGGTGATGAACCTCGACCGGTTCGACCTCGTCTGA
- a CDS encoding 1-aminocyclopropane-1-carboxylate deaminase/D-cysteine desulfhydrase, which translates to MAGINDFAVRVPSPLVELRDEALERCGIRLYIKRDDLIHPDIPGNKWRKLKYNIAAAKEQNATSLLTFGGAYSNHIRATAAVGHYFDFRTIGIIRGEEHLPLNPSLDYAVSMGMRLSYLDRASYRNKTSSEVLNELRDTFGEFYLIPEGGSNELALTGCKELPQEIGIKFDVICCACGTGGTLAGIAAGLKPGERQSL; encoded by the coding sequence GTGGCAGGGATCAACGACTTCGCCGTGCGGGTTCCGTCGCCTCTCGTTGAGTTGCGAGACGAGGCGTTGGAACGGTGCGGCATTCGCCTGTACATCAAACGTGACGATCTTATTCACCCTGATATCCCTGGCAACAAATGGCGTAAACTAAAGTACAATATTGCGGCCGCCAAAGAGCAGAACGCGACGAGCTTGCTTACCTTCGGCGGAGCCTATTCGAATCACATCCGTGCCACCGCAGCGGTTGGGCACTATTTTGATTTCCGCACTATCGGGATCATTCGAGGCGAAGAACATCTTCCGCTCAATCCTTCACTGGATTATGCCGTCAGCATGGGAATGCGCCTCTCGTATCTAGATCGTGCCAGCTACCGCAACAAGACTTCGTCAGAAGTGCTCAATGAGCTTCGCGATACGTTCGGTGAATTCTACTTGATACCGGAAGGGGGCAGCAATGAGCTCGCACTGACGGGCTGTAAGGAACTGCCGCAAGAGATAGGAATCAAATTTGATGTAATATGTTGTGCGTGCGGAACAGGTGGGACATTAGCGGGGATAGCGGCAGGGCTCAAACCAGGGGAACGTCAAAGTTTGTGA